A stretch of the Buchananella sp. 14KM1171 genome encodes the following:
- the sucB gene encoding 2-oxoglutarate dehydrogenase, E2 component, dihydrolipoamide succinyltransferase, with product MSQTVKMPALGESVTEGTVTRWLKAVGERVEADEPLLEVSTDKVDTEVPSPFSGVLEAILVAEDEDAEVGADLCVIGDGSGAAAPAEQAAPTPAPAPAPVEPVAAAPAAEAPAAPAADAPAAAPAGEATEVKMPALGESVTEGTVTRWLKAVGERVEADEPLLEVSTDKVDTEVPSPVSGTLLQILVEEDNDAEVGSVLCLIGEPTAAPAPAAAPAAPVAEAPAAAPVAPVAAPAPAPVAAASGGYVTPIVRKFAADNGIDLATVKGTGVGGRIRREDVAAAIEAKAAADAAAKAAAPAPAAPAAPAAAPAATIPAVDTTLRGKTEKMSRLRQVISQRMMESLQTSAQLTTVIEVDVTRVAALRARAKSKFESAEGTKLTFLPFFVKAATEALKAHPKINATIRDKEVEYHAVENIGIAVDTPRGLLVPVIKEAGDLTLGGIAKKINDLAKRTRDAEVGPAELTGSTFTITNTGSGGALFDTPIINSPEVAILGVGTIVKRPVVRKDAEGNEVIAIRSMVYLALSYDHRLVDGADAARYLMTVKKRLEEGAFEAELGL from the coding sequence ATGTCGCAAACCGTGAAGATGCCCGCGCTGGGCGAGTCCGTTACCGAGGGCACCGTCACCCGCTGGCTGAAGGCCGTGGGCGAGCGCGTGGAGGCCGACGAGCCGCTGCTCGAGGTCTCCACCGACAAGGTGGACACCGAGGTTCCCTCCCCGTTCTCCGGCGTGCTCGAGGCGATCCTGGTGGCCGAGGACGAGGACGCCGAGGTCGGCGCCGACCTGTGCGTGATCGGCGACGGCTCTGGCGCCGCCGCTCCGGCCGAGCAGGCCGCCCCGACCCCGGCCCCGGCCCCGGCCCCGGTCGAGCCGGTCGCTGCCGCTCCTGCGGCCGAGGCCCCGGCGGCTCCGGCTGCCGACGCCCCGGCTGCCGCTCCCGCCGGTGAGGCCACCGAGGTGAAGATGCCCGCGTTGGGCGAGTCCGTTACCGAGGGCACCGTTACCCGCTGGCTGAAGGCCGTAGGCGAGCGCGTGGAGGCCGACGAGCCGCTGCTCGAGGTCTCCACCGACAAGGTGGACACCGAGGTTCCCTCCCCCGTCTCCGGCACCCTGCTGCAGATTCTGGTCGAGGAGGACAACGACGCCGAGGTGGGTTCCGTGCTGTGCCTGATCGGCGAGCCCACCGCCGCCCCGGCGCCCGCTGCTGCTCCGGCCGCGCCGGTGGCTGAGGCTCCGGCTGCCGCCCCGGTTGCGCCGGTGGCTGCGCCGGCCCCGGCCCCGGTCGCTGCCGCCTCCGGCGGCTACGTGACCCCAATCGTGCGCAAGTTCGCGGCCGACAACGGTATCGACCTGGCCACGGTGAAGGGCACCGGCGTGGGCGGACGTATTCGCCGCGAGGACGTTGCCGCCGCGATCGAGGCGAAGGCCGCCGCCGACGCGGCTGCCAAGGCTGCCGCTCCGGCTCCCGCCGCCCCTGCCGCCCCTGCGGCCGCCCCGGCCGCGACGATCCCGGCGGTCGACACCACCCTGCGCGGCAAGACGGAGAAGATGAGCCGCCTGCGCCAGGTGATCTCCCAGCGCATGATGGAGTCCCTGCAGACCTCCGCTCAGCTCACCACGGTCATCGAGGTCGACGTGACCCGCGTGGCCGCCCTGCGCGCCCGCGCCAAGTCCAAGTTCGAGTCCGCCGAGGGCACCAAGCTCACCTTCCTGCCGTTCTTCGTTAAGGCCGCCACCGAGGCACTGAAGGCCCACCCGAAGATCAACGCCACCATCCGCGACAAGGAGGTGGAGTACCACGCGGTGGAGAACATCGGTATCGCCGTTGACACCCCGCGCGGCCTGCTGGTGCCGGTCATCAAGGAGGCCGGTGACCTCACCCTGGGTGGTATCGCCAAGAAGATCAACGACCTGGCCAAGCGCACCCGCGACGCCGAGGTCGGTCCGGCCGAGCTGACCGGTTCCACCTTCACCATCACCAACACCGGCTCCGGTGGCGCCCTGTTCGACACCCCGATCATCAACTCCCCCGAGGTGGCGATCCTGGGTGTGGGCACCATCGTCAAGCGTCCGGTGGTCCGCAAGGACGCCGAGGGCAACGAGGTCATCGCCATTCGCTCGATGGTCTACCTGGCCCTGTCCTACGACCACCGCCTGGTGGACGGCGCGGACGCCGCCCGCTACCTGATGACGGTGAAGAAGCGCCTGGAGGAGGGCGCCTTCGAGGCCGAGCTGGGCCTGTGA
- the lpdA gene encoding dihydrolipoyl dehydrogenase gives MSDPQYDVVILGGGSGGYAAALRGAQLGLKVALVEADKLGGTCLHRGCIPTKALLHAAETAEAVREAGAFGVHATLGGIDADGVNKYKDGVISRLYKGLQGLVKSRGVDYIEGWGVVKNANTVTVNGQDYVGKNLVLASGSYSKSLPGLEITGRVITSEQALQLDYVPSRVVVLGGGVIGCEFASVWRSFGAEVTIVEGLPHLVPNEEEQISKTLERAFRKRGINFHLGARFSGVQQHEDGVVVSTEDGKTIEGELLLVAVGRGPATANLGYEGIGVNMDRGFVLTDERLRTNVPGVYAVGDIVPGLQLAHRGFQQGIFVAEEIAGLNPTPLNEDNIPRVTYCEPEVASVGLTEKKAQEKFGADNVEVVEYNLGGNGKSQILATTGFIKLVREKNGPIVGFHAVGARVGELVGEGQLLVSWEAFPEDLAPLIHAHPTQNEALGEAGLALAGKPLHAHN, from the coding sequence CAAGCTCGGTGGCACCTGCCTGCACCGTGGCTGCATCCCCACCAAGGCCCTTCTCCACGCGGCCGAGACCGCAGAGGCCGTGCGCGAGGCCGGTGCCTTCGGTGTGCACGCCACGCTGGGCGGCATCGACGCCGACGGCGTCAACAAGTACAAGGACGGGGTCATCTCCCGCCTCTACAAGGGCCTGCAGGGCCTGGTGAAGTCCCGCGGTGTTGACTACATCGAGGGCTGGGGCGTGGTGAAGAACGCCAACACCGTCACCGTCAACGGCCAGGACTACGTGGGCAAGAACCTGGTGCTGGCCTCCGGTTCTTACTCCAAGTCCTTGCCGGGCCTGGAGATCACCGGCCGCGTCATCACCTCCGAGCAGGCGCTTCAGCTGGACTACGTTCCCTCCCGCGTCGTGGTGCTGGGCGGTGGCGTGATCGGTTGCGAGTTCGCCTCCGTGTGGCGTTCCTTCGGTGCCGAGGTCACCATCGTCGAGGGCTTGCCCCACCTGGTGCCCAACGAGGAGGAGCAGATCTCCAAGACCCTGGAGCGTGCCTTCCGCAAGCGCGGCATCAACTTCCACCTGGGTGCCCGTTTCTCCGGGGTGCAGCAGCACGAGGACGGCGTGGTCGTCTCCACCGAGGACGGCAAGACCATCGAGGGCGAGCTGCTGCTGGTGGCCGTTGGCCGTGGCCCCGCCACCGCCAACCTCGGCTACGAGGGCATCGGCGTCAACATGGACCGTGGCTTCGTCCTCACCGACGAGCGCCTGCGCACCAACGTTCCCGGCGTGTACGCCGTCGGTGACATCGTGCCCGGTCTGCAGCTGGCCCACCGTGGCTTCCAGCAGGGCATCTTCGTTGCCGAGGAGATCGCGGGCCTGAACCCGACCCCGCTGAACGAGGACAACATCCCGCGCGTCACCTACTGCGAGCCCGAGGTGGCCTCCGTGGGCCTGACCGAGAAGAAGGCGCAGGAGAAGTTCGGCGCCGACAACGTCGAGGTGGTGGAGTACAACCTGGGCGGCAACGGCAAGTCCCAGATCCTGGCCACCACCGGTTTCATCAAGCTGGTGCGTGAGAAGAACGGCCCGATCGTCGGCTTCCACGCCGTCGGCGCCCGCGTGGGCGAGCTGGTTGGCGAGGGCCAGCTGCTCGTGAGCTGGGAGGCCTTCCCGGAGGACCTGGCCCCGCTGATCCACGCGCACCCCACCCAGAACGAGGCCCTGGGCGAGGCTGGCCTTGCCCTGGCCGGCAAGCCCCTGCACGCCCACAACTGA